GAGCCGGAGCCGTGGCGGGCGCGGGCGCGCCGGCGTTCGCGGCGGCGCCGATAAGAGGCGCAGGAGCCAGAGCGGGCGGTGCTGCAGGCAGCGTGGGGGCAGGAGGAGCCACCGATTGAGGCACTACCGTCGGTGCGGTCGGAGCCGGACTCGGATTCGGTGCAGGCGACGGGCTCGGCGTCGGGGCCGGGCTCGGAGCAGGCGATGGACTTGGCTCAGGTGACGGTGACGGTGACGGCGACGGAGTCGGGGTCGGGGTCGGAGACGGACTTGGCTCAGGTGACGGCGATGGGTTCGGGTTCGGGGCCGGAGACGGAGACGGTCCGGGCGACGGCGACGGGGTCGGAAGCGGGTTCGGAAGCGGCTTCACTGGCGGCAATGGCGCTATCTGGATAGGAATGATCTTCGCCCACACCGCATATACCGTGGTCGTGCCAGGCGCCACCCTGATATAGCTGTTCTCTTTGTAGTAGCCGCCATGATCATATGGCAGAGTCCTCCAACACAGGAACTTGTAACCAGGGACCTCATAACCGTTCTGAGCAAGCTGCCTCTTATAATGCAACAGGTCGATTCCCTCGCCAGGAGTCACGGTGAACACGTCGTCAGGCGTGGCGCCGGTAGCCGTCAAGCCAGCCGGAGGACGTGCCTCATAATGAATGGTGTAAGGAGGAATTCTGCTCTTCCACTGCGCGTACAGCTTGACCTGCTGGCCGGGCGCCGTGAAACCGGTGACGACATTGTTTTTCCTGTATGGCGTTCCGCTGCCATCGGCCTTGGTATTCCAGCCAAGGAACTTCTGAATCTTGGCGTGATACATCAGGCGCGGAACCGTAATCTGGATACCAGCGGCATCAGGACCGACCTCGCGAATCTTGAAATCATCGCCACTCACGTTGACACCTGCGGGAGCGTTCTTCTCGAAGACCACTTCGGCGAACACCTGCCAGCGGAAAATACCACCGGTGAAGCCGGAATCACAGGTCAGCGCAGAAAGCGACTCATTATCGCCTTGACTGGCGTCACTCACCCAGTTACCGTCTTTGCTGGTCCAACGGCCGGTATAGCCATGCCACTCTTCGGCGCCGGCATTTTGAGGTTCTCGGTAACTGAAGAACGAAGCATTCAACCGCGTCTTCGGCCCTAGAGCAATCTGCTTGAGGGTGAACGGGAACGCCCGCTTGCCTTCGACAGCATTGCCCGTGTCCCAGCCGGACAGGTCCAGCGAGTCAAGCTGTTCATCCTCATCGAACATCAGGGAGATATTGGTCACACGGCCGGTGTTCCACGACTCCAACCCGGTAACAGAAGCCAGCGCGAAATCACAACGGAACATCTCTCTCATACTGGTGACCCCGGAGACGTCCCAGTCGACAAGATCCAACGAAGTCAGGTTCACATCGTATGCAAACATTTGGGAAAGATTGGTGTTGCAAGCCTTCACACGCCAAGTGGAGATGCCTTTGATCTCCGTAATATGAGGAATGTTCATGAATGTGCCGTTCATCCAATCGATTCTGGAAACGTCCCATCCCGAGACGTCGAGATATGTCAGCGAACTCAAATCAGAGAAGACATACGGCATCTGGCCTGTCAACGAAGCCGTATTCCACCGCGACAGGTCAAGCTTGGTCAGCGAACGACACTCCAAAAACATCTGATTGACAAACTTGAGCTTTTCGACATTCCAGCCGAAAATCCCGTCAAGGTCGCATAGTGCGTGATCATATGAGAACATGTCCGCCATATCGGTCACTTGGGAGGTATCCCAATTCGACAATCCGTCGATGCGTTTCAAGGCGTTGTCGTTCATGAACATCTCCCACATGTCGGTCACCTGAGAGGTATCCCAACCGGAGAGGTCCAAAGTCTCGAGCTTGGGATCGTTGGCAAACTCCTGCTGCATGACGGCTTGAGCAATCGGCCGCCCGCCATTGAGATCGCCCACCCCCTGGATATAACGCAATTCGGGCAAAAACCCGAAACCGATCGAAGATTGCGGATCCGAGGAGAAGAAGGTGTGCGTGGGATTATCGAACACCAGACCTACCATCTTTTCGATGTTGCTCTTGTGCTGATCGCTGTAAGCCGTCGTATTCGGACCCCACGGCTCGTCATCGACAGCGAAAACTCCGGGGCCGACATGCATCACATAGCCGTCATCCTCCTGACGCAACGACCAATGCACCTTGTTCTGTCCTGCGGAGTCACCGCCCCAGTCGCCTTCTTCAACGACATTGCTCTCACCTTGGGGCTGAGCGTGCTGGGCAGCCTGCGAATCAGGCACCGACTGCGCCGGATGAGAAGACTGCTGAGACGGTGCAGCCGCCTTGTCTTCACCAACGGCATTCTTTTCAGCAGCTTCCGTCTTCGATTCTTTGGAATCACCGGATTGTGAGGTATCTGATGACGATGCTGCCGATTGGCTACCAGAGCCGGCGACGCTGCCCGCCTTGGGATCTTCGGTAGACGTCGCAGCCTCGCCGGTGCTCGTCTGTATCTGCGGCTCCGCGGTTTCGTCAGCGGAAGCCGCCGTGGCGAACGGACCGGCAATCATCGCCGCAGCAACAAGCATGCCGACTATCGCTTTATTCAAAGACCTCATCGCTTC
The window above is part of the Bifidobacterium sp. ESL0732 genome. Proteins encoded here:
- a CDS encoding BspA family leucine-rich repeat surface protein, with the translated sequence MRSLNKAIVGMLVAAAMIAGPFATAASADETAEPQIQTSTGEAATSTEDPKAGSVAGSGSQSAASSSDTSQSGDSKESKTEAAEKNAVGEDKAAAPSQQSSHPAQSVPDSQAAQHAQPQGESNVVEEGDWGGDSAGQNKVHWSLRQEDDGYVMHVGPGVFAVDDEPWGPNTTAYSDQHKSNIEKMVGLVFDNPTHTFFSSDPQSSIGFGFLPELRYIQGVGDLNGGRPIAQAVMQQEFANDPKLETLDLSGWDTSQVTDMWEMFMNDNALKRIDGLSNWDTSQVTDMADMFSYDHALCDLDGIFGWNVEKLKFVNQMFLECRSLTKLDLSRWNTASLTGQMPYVFSDLSSLTYLDVSGWDVSRIDWMNGTFMNIPHITEIKGISTWRVKACNTNLSQMFAYDVNLTSLDLVDWDVSGVTSMREMFRCDFALASVTGLESWNTGRVTNISLMFDEDEQLDSLDLSGWDTGNAVEGKRAFPFTLKQIALGPKTRLNASFFSYREPQNAGAEEWHGYTGRWTSKDGNWVSDASQGDNESLSALTCDSGFTGGIFRWQVFAEVVFEKNAPAGVNVSGDDFKIREVGPDAAGIQITVPRLMYHAKIQKFLGWNTKADGSGTPYRKNNVVTGFTAPGQQVKLYAQWKSRIPPYTIHYEARPPAGLTATGATPDDVFTVTPGEGIDLLHYKRQLAQNGYEVPGYKFLCWRTLPYDHGGYYKENSYIRVAPGTTTVYAVWAKIIPIQIAPLPPVKPLPNPLPTPSPSPGPSPSPAPNPNPSPSPEPSPSPTPTPTPSPSPSPSPEPSPSPAPSPAPTPSPSPAPNPSPAPTAPTVVPQSVAPPAPTLPAAPPALAPAPLIGAAANAGAPAPATAPAPAQQQPQQTQPARPKCIPEDVYRRMQDAKGSTKPADWIEPDGSAYAQPAAWSLSDYNGLTRCEVEASAPSGMVRHFNFWWMLVFLVPLFLLMLAYRNGGYIVARHRDFDSATIKK